Proteins encoded by one window of Chryseobacterium sp. POL2:
- a CDS encoding transposase, with translation MLKFAHWFNEVEESGFKSFSILKNTITSHYNDILNYFEKRSTNASAESFNAKIQNFRIQLRGLRGKVFFLFRLSKLFA, from the coding sequence ATGCTCAAATTTGCACATTGGTTTAACGAAGTGGAAGAATCGGGGTTTAAATCGTTTTCTATTTTAAAAAATACAATTACGAGTCATTATAATGATATTCTCAACTATTTTGAAAAGAGAAGTACCAATGCATCTGCCGAAAGTTTCAATGCGAAAATCCAAAACTTTAGAATTCAACTACGTGGATTAAGAGGCAAAGTTTTTTTTCTATTCCGATTATCTAAACTTTTTGCCTAG
- a CDS encoding alpha-2-macroglobulin family protein, with protein sequence MKKLISTFGLLLLTSFVTTLYGQNFYEQQWKILTEQAQKGNFKSNQPIILNIQKQAMKDKNLPELIKSLKAEFSIMRRTLDDTQNDTASQFFKKIQEAGSLFSGEEALVFQVLKAEFIRDYYDSVQWRIRSRTNTDNQDVSQIETWTNLGFKNYLSKEYQNIFKQKELLKSISLKFYQSIFNSKFDLEYYPTMLDWASGQYINFLSNSTLFTKNELETNEATILKLYDDVIAANSGNANLYFKTQKLDYQIGRNPNDKSLKEKWQTLYNDSTEGDYKVMIASRIAENLISNQKESEALEIIKKAKSAYPKSGFLGNIQNQENQILLPNASFYLESTTLANKPIQLLVEAKNVKKAQLKIYQVKEDIKGFLGYLSRFNDSNKYQNIKKVLVRTESFDFPTKNDYKSHKTAFEIKALPAGIYLTEYLVDGKPMSYQRDNYFLVSAAKSIFKNVINDNNTDWEYFWINSENGKLIKNPNLKVHEFPFESQSPSVQPIIVSKDSSFKMPISDKKAYYRFSVIEDVNTGDVELKHTYGSTNDYYNNRNIDKEHRAQIFLDRAIYRPGQVVYFKVINTKLENNKETTMSGIKQKIILEDVNSNEVGAQTFVTNEFGSYSGSFTLPKSKLNGQFRLSINDSNLELYSGKAFSVEEYKRPNFELNFDPIKDEYKYGQKIELKGKAIMFSGVPLSNATINYEIKKQNIRWRYFSWYPQIFDNENSILGETKTNDKGEFTIVLDLKKNEKLEGIQIDEFNINTSATDISGETQSANTRLTVSSVSHYITATNLKDQFSDDEIKVNVETKNYNNQNLKKSYHTKLSKLEEPQRIFRNQFKNQIQDLPQLSKSEFEKLFPHDRFDKTELPKNWKTEQVLFDKTAQDSLLNIGKLSPGFYRLEFYNIEGKDSIKTSQDFQVWSKTNLDPKQKTFLNTSFDKKEYQVGETANLLIYSAIPNALANIYIQNGDGETLYESKSLSNGFLKYPVKINQKSEVWNVQVVLAAFNDVRTENLYVPIKRKDDGLKIETTTFRDKLQPNSKEKWSFKIVGAPNEKVLAEVLANMYDMSLDKFRSNNFSFSNIYYRNDIINDYNLNTSLSSAYFSDRLKNIESKFVKKPEFDWKYFNLIFTDIDGDGLSDADDACPTVYGLREYNGCPKPAMAYALEATGAVRGSNMRSKMAIPAAAPISKEERLMEDKNSFNQNEDLEKIKIRENLNETAFFYPNLVTDEMGNISFEFTTPEALTKWKLMLLAHTKDAKSAYAEKTMITQKDFSVTPNYPRFLRESDEINFQSKLNNLTSKQLNGVAQIKILDAFTNEDITQKFGLSQMTATKGYNFEQSFLLNGNSSDALTWTLKVPKDVSSIILKVVAKAGEFSDGEQKAIAILPNRMLVTDAVPVFVKEGETKTFQIDNLLNNNSSTVSNVRHTLELTTNPIWEVMFALPSLKNETKNSADVIFNKWFADVIASEVFKANPRLKTIFDEYQAKGLLTSNLEKNQELKQLLLDETPWMLDSKNEEEQMSKLVRLFDVNTMRNSIQQDWESLLQLQNPDGGFSWYPGYPSSYYSSLYILKNLGKLNLWLKDNVKEYQSDSQKQMLTKLITFVDNNINKYWDVRKENPWSNASLEYLDARHYWEKDYPLTANPKTLKNLVIKKTKTAKIDEFTFFGLHRAALLFDQYGLKDVSTKLMTYLKETSTESKTQGVYWKQNLDDWGWYASKVVNHAGALEAFNVLKPNDQQFIEDLKIWLITQKEVNSWGTSRSTAEVIFTILNSGKSWTTPESDKATIIWGSKDMKLADQKATGYIKMSDTADKLDKSLGKVTVTKPGPGIVQGGLFWQYYEDLDKIKSSENYISINKEYFKKVKTENGEQLIPINEKTILKVGDKITVRMILNADRNMEYVHLKDMRAAGTEPLDVISAYQWKNNLGYYQSTKDASTNFYIEYMPKGKYIFEYDLVANASGIFSTGISTLQNYYAPQMNSHTAGSKMEIK encoded by the coding sequence ATGAAAAAACTGATTTCTACTTTTGGATTGTTGCTTTTGACAAGTTTTGTCACAACCTTGTATGGACAAAATTTCTACGAGCAACAATGGAAAATTCTTACAGAACAAGCGCAGAAAGGAAACTTTAAGTCCAATCAGCCCATTATTCTCAACATTCAAAAGCAAGCCATGAAAGATAAAAACCTTCCAGAACTTATCAAATCGCTGAAAGCTGAATTTAGCATCATGCGAAGAACGCTAGATGATACGCAGAATGATACGGCGAGTCAATTTTTTAAGAAAATCCAAGAAGCGGGAAGTTTATTTTCTGGTGAAGAAGCCTTGGTTTTTCAAGTTTTGAAAGCAGAGTTTATCCGAGATTATTACGACTCGGTGCAATGGCGAATTCGGTCCAGAACCAATACCGACAACCAAGATGTCAGCCAAATAGAAACCTGGACCAATCTTGGGTTTAAAAATTATTTGAGCAAAGAATATCAAAATATTTTCAAACAAAAAGAGCTTTTAAAATCGATTAGCTTAAAATTCTACCAAAGTATTTTCAATTCAAAATTCGATTTGGAATATTATCCTACGATGTTGGATTGGGCAAGTGGACAATATATTAACTTTTTGAGCAATTCTACTTTGTTTACAAAAAATGAGTTGGAAACGAATGAGGCAACAATTCTTAAACTTTATGATGATGTTATTGCAGCCAATTCGGGTAACGCCAATTTGTATTTTAAAACTCAAAAATTAGATTATCAAATTGGACGAAATCCCAATGATAAAAGCCTAAAGGAAAAATGGCAAACTCTATATAATGATTCTACAGAAGGCGATTACAAAGTGATGATTGCTTCGCGAATCGCTGAAAATTTGATCTCAAATCAAAAAGAATCGGAAGCTTTAGAAATTATTAAAAAAGCAAAATCAGCGTATCCCAAATCAGGTTTTTTAGGAAATATTCAAAATCAGGAAAACCAGATTCTTCTTCCCAATGCTAGTTTCTATTTAGAATCTACAACTTTGGCTAACAAACCGATTCAGCTTTTGGTGGAAGCAAAAAATGTCAAAAAAGCACAGCTTAAAATTTACCAAGTCAAAGAGGATATCAAAGGTTTTTTAGGCTATTTATCTAGGTTTAATGATTCGAACAAATATCAAAATATAAAAAAAGTTTTAGTAAGAACAGAAAGTTTTGATTTTCCTACAAAGAATGATTATAAATCTCATAAAACAGCTTTCGAAATAAAAGCGCTTCCAGCAGGCATCTATCTCACCGAATATCTTGTGGATGGTAAGCCTATGTCATACCAGCGGGATAATTATTTTTTGGTATCTGCCGCAAAATCTATTTTTAAAAATGTAATTAATGATAACAATACAGATTGGGAATATTTTTGGATCAATTCTGAAAATGGAAAACTAATTAAGAATCCCAACCTAAAAGTTCATGAGTTTCCTTTTGAGTCGCAATCTCCCTCGGTTCAACCCATCATTGTTTCGAAAGATTCCAGTTTTAAAATGCCTATTTCTGATAAAAAAGCTTATTATCGTTTCAGTGTTATAGAAGATGTTAACACTGGAGACGTAGAGTTAAAACACACTTATGGCTCGACTAATGATTACTACAACAATAGAAATATCGATAAAGAACATCGTGCGCAGATTTTCCTAGATCGCGCGATTTATAGACCTGGACAAGTCGTTTATTTCAAAGTCATTAATACAAAGCTTGAAAATAATAAGGAAACGACAATGTCGGGCATTAAACAAAAAATTATTTTGGAGGATGTTAATTCCAATGAAGTGGGCGCCCAAACTTTTGTAACCAACGAATTTGGTTCTTATAGCGGGAGTTTCACTTTGCCAAAATCAAAGCTTAATGGACAATTTAGATTAAGTATTAATGATTCTAATCTTGAGCTTTATTCGGGGAAAGCATTTTCTGTTGAAGAATACAAACGTCCAAATTTTGAATTAAATTTTGACCCGATCAAAGACGAATATAAATATGGTCAAAAGATAGAACTAAAAGGAAAAGCAATCATGTTTTCGGGAGTTCCGTTGTCGAATGCTACTATCAATTATGAAATCAAAAAGCAAAATATCCGTTGGCGATATTTCTCGTGGTATCCACAAATTTTTGATAACGAAAATTCAATTCTAGGTGAAACAAAAACCAATGACAAAGGCGAATTCACAATTGTTTTGGATCTCAAGAAAAACGAAAAACTAGAGGGCATCCAGATTGACGAATTTAATATTAATACTAGCGCGACGGATATTTCAGGCGAGACGCAATCGGCAAATACGCGTTTGACGGTGTCTTCGGTTTCGCATTATATCACGGCGACGAATCTTAAAGACCAGTTTTCTGATGATGAGATAAAAGTAAACGTTGAAACCAAAAATTACAACAACCAAAACTTAAAAAAATCCTATCACACGAAATTAAGCAAACTAGAAGAACCGCAACGTATTTTCAGGAATCAGTTTAAAAATCAAATTCAGGATTTACCACAATTATCAAAGTCGGAGTTTGAAAAATTGTTTCCACACGATCGTTTTGATAAAACTGAACTTCCTAAAAATTGGAAAACCGAACAGGTTTTGTTTGACAAAACGGCGCAAGATTCTTTGTTAAATATCGGAAAATTGTCGCCAGGTTTTTACCGATTGGAGTTTTACAATATCGAAGGAAAAGACAGCATCAAAACAAGTCAAGATTTTCAGGTTTGGAGCAAAACCAATTTGGATCCGAAACAAAAAACTTTTCTGAATACCAGTTTTGATAAAAAAGAATATCAAGTTGGAGAAACAGCAAATCTTTTGATTTATTCGGCCATTCCAAATGCTTTAGCCAATATTTATATCCAAAATGGCGATGGAGAAACTTTATATGAAAGCAAATCTTTATCGAATGGATTTTTAAAATATCCAGTTAAGATTAATCAAAAATCAGAAGTCTGGAACGTGCAAGTGGTTTTGGCAGCTTTTAATGATGTACGAACCGAAAATTTGTATGTGCCAATCAAAAGAAAAGATGATGGCTTGAAAATAGAAACCACAACTTTCCGCGACAAATTGCAACCGAATTCCAAAGAAAAATGGAGTTTTAAAATCGTTGGTGCACCAAATGAAAAAGTGCTCGCAGAAGTACTTGCCAATATGTACGATATGTCGTTGGATAAATTTAGAAGTAACAATTTTTCGTTTAGCAATATTTATTATCGCAACGATATTATTAATGATTATAATTTAAATACATCATTAAGTAGTGCATACTTTTCTGATAGACTTAAGAATATAGAATCAAAGTTTGTGAAAAAACCAGAATTTGATTGGAAGTATTTTAATTTGATTTTTACAGATATAGATGGAGATGGCCTAAGTGACGCTGATGATGCTTGTCCAACGGTTTATGGTTTGAGAGAATATAATGGTTGTCCAAAACCTGCAATGGCGTATGCATTGGAAGCTACTGGAGCGGTAAGAGGATCAAATATGAGAAGTAAAATGGCAATTCCAGCTGCTGCACCTATTTCTAAAGAAGAACGCTTAATGGAAGATAAAAATTCATTTAATCAAAATGAGGATTTAGAAAAAATAAAAATTCGGGAAAATCTCAACGAAACGGCATTTTTCTATCCAAATCTCGTGACCGATGAAATGGGAAATATCAGTTTTGAATTTACCACGCCAGAAGCTTTAACCAAATGGAAGCTGATGTTGTTGGCGCACACCAAAGATGCAAAATCTGCTTATGCTGAGAAAACAATGATCACACAAAAAGACTTCTCGGTGACACCAAATTATCCGCGCTTTTTACGGGAAAGTGACGAAATTAATTTCCAAAGCAAACTGAATAATTTAACATCAAAACAACTGAATGGCGTCGCACAAATCAAAATCTTGGATGCTTTTACCAATGAAGATATTACGCAGAAATTTGGATTAAGCCAAATGACAGCAACAAAAGGCTATAATTTTGAACAATCATTTTTACTCAACGGGAATAGTAGCGATGCTTTAACGTGGACTTTAAAAGTTCCGAAAGATGTTAGTTCTATCATTTTGAAAGTCGTTGCAAAAGCAGGCGAGTTTTCGGATGGCGAGCAAAAAGCCATTGCCATTCTCCCAAATCGTATGTTGGTGACGGATGCGGTTCCGGTTTTTGTAAAAGAAGGCGAAACCAAAACTTTCCAGATTGATAATTTGCTTAACAATAATTCTTCGACTGTTTCTAATGTTAGACACACTTTGGAGTTAACAACCAACCCGATTTGGGAAGTGATGTTTGCGTTGCCAAGTCTTAAAAATGAAACTAAAAACTCGGCAGATGTTATCTTTAACAAATGGTTTGCGGATGTTATTGCTTCGGAAGTTTTCAAAGCCAATCCAAGACTGAAAACTATTTTTGACGAATACCAAGCGAAAGGACTTTTGACCTCGAATCTTGAAAAAAATCAAGAGCTGAAACAACTTCTTCTCGACGAAACGCCGTGGATGTTAGACAGCAAAAATGAAGAAGAACAAATGTCAAAATTGGTGCGACTTTTTGATGTCAACACGATGCGTAATAGTATTCAGCAAGATTGGGAAAGTTTGTTGCAATTGCAAAATCCAGATGGCGGATTTAGTTGGTATCCTGGCTATCCGAGTTCTTATTATTCGTCTTTGTATATTCTTAAAAACCTAGGAAAGCTCAATCTTTGGTTAAAAGATAATGTTAAAGAGTATCAGTCGGATTCTCAAAAACAAATGCTAACCAAGCTTATCACATTCGTAGATAATAATATTAATAAATATTGGGATGTTCGTAAAGAAAATCCTTGGAGCAATGCTTCTTTGGAATATCTCGATGCAAGACATTATTGGGAAAAAGATTATCCATTGACAGCGAATCCTAAAACGCTGAAAAATTTAGTTATTAAAAAAACGAAAACGGCGAAGATTGACGAATTCACATTCTTTGGATTGCATCGTGCAGCATTGTTATTCGATCAATATGGATTAAAAGATGTGTCAACAAAATTGATGACCTATCTTAAAGAAACTTCCACCGAATCCAAAACGCAAGGTGTCTATTGGAAGCAAAATCTAGACGATTGGGGTTGGTATGCTTCAAAAGTGGTGAACCATGCTGGCGCGTTGGAAGCTTTCAATGTTTTGAAACCAAACGATCAACAATTTATTGAAGATCTTAAAATTTGGTTGATTACCCAAAAAGAAGTTAACTCTTGGGGAACTTCGAGAAGTACCGCAGAAGTTATTTTTACAATTCTTAATTCTGGCAAATCTTGGACAACGCCAGAAAGTGATAAAGCGACTATTATTTGGGGATCAAAAGATATGAAACTAGCCGACCAAAAAGCAACGGGCTATATTAAAATGAGCGATACAGCTGATAAATTGGACAAGTCTTTGGGAAAAGTTACGGTGACCAAACCTGGTCCCGGCATTGTGCAAGGTGGCTTGTTCTGGCAATATTATGAAGATTTGGATAAAATAAAATCTTCGGAAAATTATATTTCCATCAACAAAGAATACTTCAAAAAAGTGAAAACCGAAAATGGCGAACAACTTATTCCTATCAATGAAAAAACAATCTTGAAAGTTGGTGACAAGATTACAGTGAGAATGATTCTTAACGCCGACCGTAATATGGAATATGTTCATCTCAAAGATATGCGCGCTGCAGGAACCGAGCCTTTGGACGTTATTTCTGCATACCAATGGAAAAATAATTTAGGTTATTATCAATCAACAAAAGATGCGTCAACCAACTTCTATATCGAGTATATGCCGAAAGGAAAATACATCTTCGAATATGATTTGGTAGCCAATGCTTCGGGGATTTTCTCAACTGGGATTTCGACTTTACAAAATTATTATGCGCCTCAAATGAATAGTCATACGGCAGGTTCCAAAATGGAGATCAAATAA
- the recF gene encoding DNA replication/repair protein RecF (All proteins in this family for which functions are known are DNA-binding proteins that assist the filamentation of RecA onto DNA for the initiation of recombination or recombinational repair.): MRINKLSLHNFKNHESLQLDLSAQINCFVGNNGVGKTNILDALYYLSVGKSFLGNSDFNNIKNESDFFSIEAEIQNEEKEDILKIILSKDTKKVIKKNDKNYDRLSDHVGYLPSVIISPYDQNLISDSGESRRKFLDAMISQTDSDYLFALIQYQKTLQQRNALLKSFAKNRYFDIESLEIYNEPLIKFGEKIFTTRKEFVLKLNPVMQQFYKSISGGKEEVTITYQSDLEQDFSELLKLNLEKDRILTYTSRGIHKDDLLFEMMHYPIKKAGSQGQQKTFLVALKLAQMIRIKELTNKTPILLLDDIFDKLDDKRVSQLIDLVNQENFGQIFITDTHKERTENIIKNINAKSSIYEI; encoded by the coding sequence TTGAGAATTAACAAACTCAGTCTTCATAATTTCAAAAACCACGAAAGTTTGCAACTGGATCTAAGCGCACAAATTAATTGTTTTGTGGGCAATAATGGTGTCGGAAAAACCAATATTCTCGATGCTTTGTATTATTTGTCAGTCGGTAAAAGTTTTCTAGGAAATTCGGATTTTAATAATATTAAAAATGAAAGCGATTTCTTCAGTATCGAAGCTGAAATTCAGAACGAGGAAAAAGAAGATATTTTAAAAATCATCCTCAGCAAAGACACCAAAAAAGTCATCAAAAAAAATGATAAAAACTACGATCGTCTTTCCGATCATGTTGGATATTTGCCTTCGGTTATTATTTCGCCTTATGACCAAAATTTAATTTCGGATTCTGGAGAAAGTCGTAGAAAGTTTTTGGATGCGATGATTTCTCAGACCGATAGCGACTATCTTTTTGCCTTAATACAATATCAAAAAACCTTACAACAGCGCAATGCTTTATTAAAATCCTTTGCAAAAAACAGATATTTTGACATCGAGAGTTTAGAAATTTATAATGAGCCTCTGATAAAATTTGGCGAAAAAATATTTACCACACGAAAAGAATTTGTCTTGAAACTTAATCCTGTGATGCAACAATTTTATAAAAGCATTTCAGGAGGAAAAGAAGAAGTCACTATCACATATCAATCGGATTTGGAACAAGATTTCTCGGAATTACTAAAGCTAAACTTAGAAAAAGACAGAATTCTTACTTATACTTCGCGTGGCATTCATAAAGATGATTTGTTGTTTGAAATGATGCATTATCCAATAAAAAAAGCAGGTTCTCAGGGGCAACAAAAAACCTTTCTTGTCGCTTTGAAACTCGCACAAATGATCCGAATAAAAGAATTGACCAACAAAACGCCTATTCTTCTCCTCGATGATATATTTGATAAATTGGACGACAAACGCGTTTCACAATTGATAGATTTGGTAAATCAAGAAAATTTTGGACAGATATTTATTACCGATACACACAAGGAAAGGACAGAAAATATCATTAAAAATATCAACGCGAAAAGCAGTATCTACGAAATATAA
- a CDS encoding cytidine deaminase, whose translation MEREIKISFQIINSYNDLNEIEKKLFDSAKAVREDAYANYSNFLVGCALLLDNGEIVTGSNQENAAYPSGLCAERTTIYWASANFPKSNIKKIFVIGAPRNTISSQPIPPCGACRQSILEYEAKQDEPIELYFASLEGDIFKTKSVRDMLPFSFDSSFL comes from the coding sequence ATGGAAAGAGAAATCAAAATTAGTTTTCAGATTATTAATTCGTATAATGATTTGAACGAAATTGAAAAGAAATTGTTTGATTCTGCTAAAGCAGTGCGCGAAGATGCGTACGCTAATTATTCTAATTTCCTGGTAGGATGCGCCTTGTTGCTGGATAATGGCGAAATAGTTACAGGAAGCAATCAAGAAAATGCAGCCTATCCATCTGGATTGTGTGCAGAACGGACCACCATATATTGGGCTTCGGCTAATTTTCCAAAATCCAACATCAAGAAAATTTTTGTTATTGGCGCGCCAAGAAACACCATCAGTTCGCAACCAATTCCGCCTTGTGGAGCTTGTCGACAAAGTATTTTAGAATACGAAGCCAAACAAGATGAACCTATCGAACTCTATTTTGCTTCTTTGGAAGGCGATATTTTTAAAACCAAATCGGTGAGAGATATGTTGCCTTTTTCTTTTGATTCTAGTTTTTTATAG
- the arfB gene encoding alternative ribosome rescue aminoacyl-tRNA hydrolase ArfB, whose product MIDFSSELSFKTSRSGGAGGQHVNKVETAVTAIWNVSATQFFNEEQKKLILEKLRNRINNDSILQLTSTEARSQLENKKIVIERMLNLVNAAILIQKPRKKTKPRKSQIEKRLNAKKILSEKKDNRRFRY is encoded by the coding sequence ATGATCGATTTTTCGAGTGAGTTAAGTTTTAAAACCTCCCGAAGTGGCGGTGCTGGCGGACAACATGTCAATAAAGTAGAAACTGCGGTCACGGCGATTTGGAATGTCTCAGCAACTCAGTTTTTTAATGAAGAACAAAAAAAATTAATTTTAGAAAAACTCAGAAATAGAATTAATAATGACAGTATTCTACAACTGACTTCAACGGAAGCGCGCTCCCAATTAGAAAATAAAAAGATTGTGATCGAAAGAATGCTTAATTTGGTGAATGCAGCAATATTGATACAAAAGCCACGTAAAAAGACAAAACCACGTAAGAGCCAAATTGAAAAACGACTGAATGCCAAGAAGATTCTGTCTGAGAAAAAAGATAATCGCCGTTTTCGCTACTAA
- a CDS encoding tetratricopeptide repeat protein, producing the protein MLKNYSFFILLLFCGIIISSQRAKKQTVLTTNYIESATKIDNQKDLETYFSNKTTIKSQEKEIIQKVIYADFVSKSLDKYNPESTKLYKEAIQLSENISNENFLIWLNSKVGFYYYNYNFYPEAMPYFLNAEKRLQHATDIDIIEAEYILKLNAYFWSTMEDYQKSNEYLLRFLKLPHQKDKNYGAVLNNIANNYRKLNKIPDAIAYLEKTKIAALKINDKLRYAKALGDLAIIEADKKNYTKAEELLKEDIKISQSENNERNTMYAQIELGKIYVSTQRNDEAKKILTDALTFIKTKTYLNGFELDIQKLLLQIAIADKNDVAELNTRRRIENLNNETAMEEGPDAVKMVNWKSQKERVEWKLEAEKNKAEKSEVIKWALLAVSILLIGLVVSVFSLNKRKVRLLKLHYEKQILGFKLEQIESDKKIQSTHNTLASFKSYLVDRNKQINNIDTEINKLKQNKKAQNALSAMEELKISHLMTDENWNKFKEIFIREEEEYYEFVTNNFPGLTESNLRIILLNQLGLSNIEIAQLLGLSVDGVKKSKQRLRKKFDNNEVSIV; encoded by the coding sequence ATGTTAAAAAACTACTCTTTTTTTATCCTTCTTTTATTTTGTGGAATCATAATTTCTAGTCAAAGAGCAAAAAAACAAACTGTTCTAACTACGAATTATATAGAATCTGCAACAAAAATTGACAATCAAAAAGATTTAGAAACATACTTTTCTAATAAAACCACGATCAAATCGCAGGAAAAAGAAATAATACAGAAAGTAATATATGCTGATTTCGTTTCAAAATCTTTGGACAAATACAATCCTGAAAGTACCAAACTCTATAAAGAAGCCATACAATTAAGTGAAAATATTTCCAATGAGAACTTCTTAATTTGGCTAAACAGTAAAGTTGGTTTTTACTATTACAATTACAACTTCTATCCCGAAGCAATGCCGTACTTCCTGAATGCTGAAAAAAGATTGCAACACGCAACCGATATAGATATTATTGAAGCAGAATATATTTTAAAACTTAACGCCTACTTTTGGTCAACGATGGAGGACTATCAAAAAAGCAATGAATATCTCCTGCGCTTTTTAAAATTACCCCATCAAAAAGACAAAAACTATGGCGCTGTACTCAACAATATTGCCAATAATTACAGAAAGCTAAATAAAATTCCCGATGCGATTGCTTACCTCGAAAAAACAAAAATTGCTGCCTTAAAAATAAATGATAAACTGCGTTATGCAAAAGCCTTAGGTGATTTGGCAATCATCGAAGCAGATAAGAAAAATTACACAAAAGCAGAAGAACTTCTCAAAGAAGATATCAAAATTTCCCAATCCGAAAACAACGAGCGCAATACGATGTACGCCCAAATAGAACTTGGAAAAATATACGTATCAACACAAAGAAATGATGAAGCCAAAAAAATTCTGACCGACGCGCTAACCTTTATAAAAACCAAAACCTATCTTAATGGCTTTGAGCTGGACATTCAGAAACTTTTATTGCAAATTGCCATCGCTGACAAAAATGATGTGGCAGAACTTAATACAAGGCGCCGCATAGAAAATCTGAACAATGAAACAGCAATGGAAGAAGGTCCAGATGCTGTAAAAATGGTAAATTGGAAAAGCCAAAAAGAACGAGTTGAATGGAAGCTAGAAGCCGAAAAAAACAAAGCCGAAAAATCCGAAGTTATAAAATGGGCACTTCTCGCTGTCAGTATTTTGCTAATTGGACTTGTTGTTAGTGTTTTCAGCCTTAATAAAAGAAAAGTAAGACTTTTGAAATTACATTATGAAAAACAAATTTTAGGTTTTAAACTGGAACAAATAGAATCGGACAAAAAAATACAATCCACCCATAATACTTTGGCAAGCTTCAAATCTTATTTGGTTGACAGAAACAAACAAATCAACAACATCGACACAGAAATCAACAAGCTAAAACAAAACAAAAAAGCACAAAATGCTTTGTCCGCAATGGAAGAACTTAAGATTTCACATCTGATGACCGATGAAAACTGGAATAAATTCAAAGAAATATTTATTCGGGAAGAAGAAGAATACTACGAATTTGTAACCAATAATTTCCCAGGACTAACCGAGTCCAATCTTAGAATCATATTACTCAATCAACTAGGACTTAGCAATATAGAAATTGCACAACTGCTAGGACTTAGTGTTGATGGTGTGAAAAAATCAAAACAACGACTTCGCAAAAAATTTGATAACAACGAAGTTTCTATTGTTTAA
- a CDS encoding AMP-binding protein has product MLIDCSDIQLDRMSPKTDFEMEVFEFLKETLSDKTKTTVKTSGSTGIPKLFEVEKARMFASAKMTCDFLRLKKGDSAALCMPVEYISGKMMLIRAIERGLKLQVFTPKTEALSQLNLPIDFCALTPLQVENSLTKLKLIKNLIIGGAGVSESLKKKIYQHLDNEKHTIYETYGMSETLSHIALKKIYPISEDYFTSFENVEISTDTRGCLQIFSPQINSEFLITNDLVEIINDKQFRFLGRIDNVINSGGAKIFPEKIESFLKKEVSAELIVTSIKDEHLGEKMILVIEGQDDDKLRNSIFNLSFERKLDRPKQIVFIDKMPRTPNGKVSRLDLKQQLKELL; this is encoded by the coding sequence ATGTTAATCGATTGTTCTGATATTCAATTGGATAGAATGAGTCCGAAAACGGACTTCGAAATGGAAGTTTTTGAATTTTTGAAAGAAACTTTATCCGATAAGACAAAAACGACTGTCAAAACCTCAGGTTCGACAGGTATTCCGAAACTTTTTGAAGTTGAAAAAGCGAGAATGTTTGCTTCAGCAAAGATGACCTGCGATTTTTTGCGTCTTAAAAAAGGAGATTCTGCAGCACTTTGTATGCCGGTTGAGTATATCTCTGGAAAAATGATGTTGATACGGGCAATAGAAAGAGGTTTGAAGTTACAAGTCTTCACACCCAAAACCGAAGCTTTGTCTCAGTTGAATTTGCCTATTGATTTTTGTGCGCTCACACCTTTACAAGTTGAAAATAGTTTGACCAAACTAAAATTAATTAAAAATTTAATAATTGGTGGAGCAGGCGTTTCTGAAAGTTTAAAAAAGAAAATTTATCAGCATCTGGACAATGAAAAACATACTATATATGAAACCTACGGTATGTCCGAAACCTTATCGCATATCGCTTTGAAAAAGATTTATCCGATTTCTGAAGATTATTTTACAAGTTTCGAAAATGTTGAAATTTCTACTGATACTCGTGGTTGTTTGCAAATATTTTCACCACAAATAAATTCAGAGTTTTTAATTACTAACGACTTGGTGGAGATAATTAATGACAAACAATTTCGGTTTTTAGGAAGGATTGATAATGTAATTAATTCTGGTGGGGCTAAAATTTTTCCAGAAAAAATCGAGAGTTTTCTCAAGAAGGAGGTTTCTGCAGAATTGATTGTGACGTCTATAAAGGACGAACATCTGGGAGAGAAGATGATTTTGGTAATAGAAGGTCAAGACGATGACAAACTTCGAAACAGCATATTTAATCTTAGTTTTGAGCGAAAATTGGATCGTCCAAAGCAAATTGTTTTTATTGATAAGATGCCGAGAACGCCCAATGGAAAAGTAAGTCGTTTAGATTTAAAACAACAATTAAAAGAACTTTTGTAA